A genomic region of Chitinimonas arctica contains the following coding sequences:
- the topA gene encoding type I DNA topoisomerase translates to MADNLLIVESPSKAKTLKKYLGSDFEILASYGHVRGLIRKDGSVEVDNGFAMKYQVIAKNAKHVDAIVSAAKAAKNVFLATDPDREGEAISWHLLEILHGKKALTNKLVKRVVFHEITESAVLAAVANPRDVDNHLVNAQQARSALDYLVGFNLSPLLWRKVRSGLSAGRVQSPALRLICERELEIRAFVSQEYWSVHLDSHKGKTKFGAKLNEWRGKRLEQFDVPDEATQAEILAALEGKPATVANVEKKRKTRNPTAPFTTSTMQQEAVRKLGMTTDRTMRTAQQLYEGIALSDGTAGLITYMRTDSVALAAEAVAEIRDYIGANFDAESLPANPVTYKNKSKNAQEAHEAIRPTSILRTPASVKSYLSAEQFKLYEMIWKRTLASQMAPARFDTTGIDITVGEAVFRASGQVLVFAGFLAVYEEDVDDAEDEDSAKLPVLEAGESVPVDKLFGEQHFTQPPPRFSEASLVKALEEFGIGRPSTYASIIKTLKDREYVNLDKKRFLPTDTGEVVNKFLTDHFAQYVDYQFTSKLEDKLDEISNGERDWIPVMEEFWTGFSAQVEEKKSLKRSEVTHEALDEACPKCSKQLTVRLGKRGRFVGCTGYPECDYTRDMNETAEQKAEEVVQVIDDRVCPNDGGQLIVKTGRYGKFIGCANYPKCKHIEPLEKPKDTGVSCPSCNAGMLIERKSRYGKLFYSCNTYPKCTYATWNPPIAESCPKCKWPVMTLKTTKRRGLEKVCPQKECGHAEVVMTPDQLAAQAEAAEAAE, encoded by the coding sequence ATGGCAGACAATCTGTTGATCGTAGAATCGCCCTCCAAGGCGAAAACACTGAAAAAATACCTGGGCAGCGATTTCGAAATCCTGGCCTCCTACGGTCATGTGCGGGGTCTGATTCGCAAGGATGGCTCGGTCGAGGTCGACAATGGCTTTGCCATGAAGTACCAAGTGATCGCCAAGAACGCCAAGCATGTGGACGCCATCGTCAGCGCGGCCAAGGCGGCCAAGAACGTCTTCCTGGCAACCGACCCGGACCGCGAAGGCGAAGCGATCTCCTGGCACTTGCTGGAAATCCTCCACGGCAAGAAGGCCTTGACCAACAAGCTGGTCAAGCGGGTGGTATTCCACGAAATCACCGAGTCGGCGGTGCTGGCCGCCGTGGCCAATCCGCGCGATGTGGACAACCACCTGGTCAATGCCCAGCAGGCGCGCAGCGCGCTTGACTATCTGGTCGGCTTCAATCTTTCGCCGCTGTTGTGGCGCAAGGTCCGGTCCGGCCTGTCCGCGGGCCGGGTACAGAGCCCGGCCTTACGCTTGATCTGCGAGCGCGAGCTTGAGATCCGGGCCTTTGTCAGCCAGGAATACTGGTCCGTCCATCTGGACAGCCATAAGGGCAAGACCAAGTTCGGCGCCAAGCTCAATGAGTGGCGCGGCAAGAGGCTGGAACAATTCGATGTGCCCGACGAGGCCACCCAAGCCGAGATCCTGGCTGCCCTGGAAGGCAAGCCGGCGACCGTGGCCAATGTCGAAAAGAAGCGCAAGACACGCAACCCGACAGCCCCCTTCACCACGTCGACCATGCAGCAGGAAGCCGTGCGCAAGCTGGGCATGACCACCGACCGCACCATGCGTACCGCGCAGCAGCTGTACGAAGGTATCGCCCTGAGCGACGGCACCGCCGGCTTGATCACCTATATGCGTACCGACTCGGTAGCGCTGGCCGCGGAGGCCGTAGCCGAGATCCGCGACTATATCGGCGCGAATTTCGATGCCGAATCGCTGCCGGCCAACCCGGTGACTTACAAGAACAAATCCAAGAACGCCCAGGAAGCGCACGAGGCGATCCGCCCCACTTCCATCCTGCGCACGCCCGCCTCGGTCAAGTCCTACCTGAGCGCCGAGCAGTTCAAGCTGTACGAAATGATCTGGAAGCGCACCCTGGCCTCGCAGATGGCGCCGGCCCGCTTCGATACCACCGGCATCGATATCACGGTCGGCGAAGCGGTGTTCCGCGCCAGCGGCCAAGTGCTGGTCTTCGCGGGCTTCCTGGCCGTCTACGAAGAAGACGTGGACGACGCCGAGGATGAAGACAGCGCCAAGCTGCCCGTGCTGGAAGCGGGCGAATCGGTACCGGTGGACAAGCTGTTCGGCGAGCAGCATTTCACCCAGCCGCCGCCGCGCTTCTCGGAAGCCTCGCTGGTCAAGGCCCTGGAAGAATTCGGGATCGGCCGCCCTTCCACCTACGCCTCCATCATCAAGACGCTGAAGGACCGCGAGTACGTCAATCTCGATAAAAAACGCTTCCTGCCGACCGATACCGGCGAGGTGGTCAACAAGTTCCTGACCGACCATTTTGCCCAATACGTCGATTACCAGTTCACCTCCAAGCTGGAAGACAAGCTGGACGAGATCTCGAACGGCGAGCGTGACTGGATCCCGGTGATGGAAGAGTTCTGGACCGGTTTTTCGGCCCAGGTGGAAGAAAAGAAGTCGCTCAAGCGCAGCGAAGTCACCCACGAGGCGCTGGACGAAGCCTGTCCCAAGTGCAGCAAGCAACTCACCGTGCGGCTGGGCAAGCGCGGCCGCTTTGTCGGCTGCACCGGCTATCCCGAGTGCGATTACACCCGCGATATGAATGAAACCGCCGAGCAAAAGGCGGAAGAAGTGGTGCAGGTCATCGATGACCGCGTCTGTCCGAACGACGGTGGCCAATTGATCGTCAAGACCGGCCGCTACGGTAAGTTCATCGGCTGCGCCAACTACCCGAAGTGCAAGCATATCGAGCCGCTGGAGAAGCCGAAGGACACGGGCGTCAGCTGCCCCAGCTGCAATGCCGGCATGCTGATCGAACGCAAGTCGCGCTACGGCAAACTGTTCTACAGTTGCAATACTTATCCGAAATGCACCTACGCCACCTGGAACCCGCCCATCGCGGAAAGCTGCCCCAAGTGCAAATGGCCGGTCATGACACTCAAGACCACCAAGCGTCGCGGACTGGAAAAAGTTTGTCCGCAGAAGGAATGCGGCCATGCCGAGGTGGTGATGACGCCGGACCAACTGGCCGCGCAAGCCGAGGCGGCGGAAGCGGCCGAGTAA
- a CDS encoding DUF494 family protein yields MFDVLAFLFEQYFSLENCPDRGTLAKQLSAAGFDEDEIGEALAWLNEFDELDNAPYALLDAREAVLPRLLHPREANRLQPEAQAFFHYLSSSGALGTGQREMLIDRLMQSNAQSIDEEAVKRVALMVLWRQGDDLANLLIEELLFAESDGQMH; encoded by the coding sequence ATGTTCGATGTCCTCGCCTTTCTCTTCGAACAGTATTTCTCGCTTGAGAACTGTCCTGATCGCGGCACGCTGGCCAAGCAACTTTCGGCGGCAGGCTTCGACGAGGACGAGATCGGCGAGGCGCTCGCCTGGCTGAACGAGTTCGACGAATTGGACAATGCGCCCTACGCCTTGCTGGATGCGCGCGAGGCGGTATTGCCGCGTTTGCTGCACCCCAGGGAAGCCAACCGCCTGCAACCCGAGGCACAGGCTTTCTTTCATTACTTGTCGAGTTCGGGGGCACTCGGCACGGGCCAGCGCGAAATGCTGATAGACCGCCTGATGCAGAGCAACGCTCAATCCATCGACGAGGAAGCCGTCAAGCGCGTTGCGCTGATGGTGTTGTGGCGGCAGGGCGACGATCTGGCGAATCTGCTGATCGAAGAGCTTCTGTTCGCGGAATCCGACGGGCAAATGCACTAA
- the dprA gene encoding DNA-processing protein DprA has translation MPDSDSEAWLRLVLTPGIGPSHAIRLLTAFGSPDRILSASTAALARHLPPKLTHALEQGPPASMLAHAHAWLAQPGNHLLTLADTDYPAQLLQIADPPPLLYAKGHTALLNRSILAVVGSRNATPQGLRNAEAFARDLSQRGWCIVSGLALGIDTAAHRGGLAGRGATIAVVGTGLDIVYPASNHALAHRIAAEGLMLSEFPLGTPGRPGNFPRRNRLISGLARGVLVVEAALQSGSLITAREAAEQGREVFAIPGSIHSPLAKGCHQLLKQGAKLVEQAVDILEELGESPTVTSPARCAAQANLPDTAQASLLAALGHDPLDIDTLTARAGLTPEQVYAMLLSLEMMGQVAKLPGGRYQRLV, from the coding sequence TTGCCCGACTCCGACAGCGAAGCCTGGCTGAGACTCGTCCTGACTCCGGGGATAGGTCCCAGCCACGCGATTCGCCTGCTGACCGCCTTCGGCTCGCCCGACCGGATCTTGTCCGCCAGTACCGCCGCCCTCGCGCGGCATCTCCCGCCCAAGCTTACCCACGCCCTCGAGCAAGGCCCTCCGGCTTCCATGCTGGCGCACGCACACGCTTGGCTGGCACAGCCGGGCAACCACCTGCTTACCTTGGCCGATACCGACTATCCCGCGCAGCTGCTGCAGATTGCCGACCCACCACCCTTGCTATACGCAAAGGGCCATACGGCGCTATTGAACAGGTCGATCCTCGCCGTGGTGGGTAGCCGCAACGCAACGCCGCAAGGCCTGCGCAATGCCGAGGCCTTCGCCCGCGACCTGTCGCAACGCGGCTGGTGCATCGTTTCCGGCCTGGCCCTGGGCATCGACACGGCCGCCCATCGCGGCGGCCTGGCCGGTCGCGGGGCCACCATCGCAGTGGTGGGCACCGGCCTGGATATCGTCTACCCGGCCAGCAACCATGCGCTGGCGCACCGTATCGCGGCGGAAGGACTGATGCTCTCGGAATTTCCGCTGGGCACCCCCGGCCGCCCCGGCAACTTCCCCCGCCGCAACCGCCTGATTTCCGGCCTGGCACGCGGCGTGCTGGTGGTGGAAGCGGCCTTGCAGAGCGGCTCCCTCATCACTGCCCGAGAAGCGGCCGAACAGGGCCGTGAAGTGTTCGCGATACCGGGCTCCATCCACTCTCCGCTGGCCAAGGGCTGCCACCAATTGCTCAAGCAGGGCGCCAAGCTGGTGGAGCAGGCCGTCGACATTCTGGAGGAACTGGGCGAGTCGCCGACAGTCACAAGCCCTGCCCGATGCGCCGCGCAGGCAAACTTGCCCGATACCGCGCAAGCCAGCCTGCTGGCGGCCTTGGGGCACGACCCGCTCGATATCGACACCCTGACCGCGCGGGCCGGCTTGACGCCCGAGCAGGTCTACGCGATGCTGTTGTCGCTAGAGATGATGGGACAGGTCGCCAAATTGCCCGGCGGTCGCTATCAGCGCCTGGTTTGA
- a CDS encoding LysM peptidoglycan-binding domain-containing protein — protein MQENAPDRYVVVKGDTLWDISGKFLKDPWKWPQIWNMNKDEIKNPHWIYPGDVIVLDMVNGNPRLRLLGNEKNDGRRSKMKLDPRIRITQFDPQAAPAIPASAIEPYLAKPLIIDEQAFKLAPRIALGPDDHVTMSTGDKAYATGITGNSGDQWQIFHGGKELRDPDTKELLGYEVQYVGDAIVKQVADVSTLQVSRVVQEVAIGDRLIQRPRREYANYIPHVPDADVSGKVISIYGGVNDAGPYTTVAINKGERDGLHPGHVLLSYKAPRQIRVETSADKGKMTLPEKSGNVYIYRVFPKLSYGLLLDSTVPINLLDIVRKP, from the coding sequence ATGCAGGAGAACGCCCCGGACCGCTACGTCGTCGTCAAAGGCGATACGTTGTGGGACATTTCCGGGAAGTTCCTGAAAGATCCGTGGAAATGGCCACAGATCTGGAATATGAACAAGGACGAAATCAAGAACCCCCACTGGATCTATCCCGGTGACGTGATCGTGCTCGACATGGTCAACGGCAATCCCCGCCTGCGGCTACTGGGCAATGAAAAGAACGACGGTCGCCGCAGCAAGATGAAGCTGGATCCACGCATCCGCATCACCCAGTTCGATCCGCAAGCCGCGCCAGCCATCCCTGCCAGCGCCATCGAGCCCTATCTGGCCAAGCCGCTGATCATCGATGAGCAAGCCTTCAAACTGGCCCCGCGCATCGCCCTCGGTCCGGACGACCATGTCACCATGTCCACCGGCGACAAGGCTTACGCCACCGGCATTACCGGCAATTCAGGCGATCAATGGCAGATTTTCCACGGCGGCAAGGAATTGCGCGATCCGGATACCAAGGAACTGCTGGGCTACGAAGTGCAGTATGTCGGCGATGCCATCGTCAAGCAGGTTGCCGACGTCAGCACCCTGCAGGTGAGCCGCGTGGTTCAGGAAGTCGCCATCGGCGATCGGCTGATCCAGCGCCCGCGCCGTGAATACGCCAATTATATCCCGCATGTGCCGGATGCCGATGTCAGCGGCAAGGTCATCTCGATCTACGGTGGCGTGAACGATGCAGGCCCCTATACCACCGTCGCCATCAACAAGGGCGAGCGCGATGGGCTGCACCCGGGACATGTATTGCTGTCCTACAAGGCGCCACGCCAGATCCGCGTGGAGACCAGCGCGGACAAGGGCAAGATGACCCTGCCGGAAAAATCCGGCAATGTTTACATCTATCGCGTCTTCCCCAAGCTGTCCTATGGCCTGTTGCTGGACAGCACCGTACCTATCAACCTGCTGGACATCGTCCGCAAACCGTAA
- the def gene encoding peptide deformylase: MAILNILHYPDERLHKVARPVEKVGDDIRKLIDDMAETMYQAPGIGLAATQVDVHKRVIVVDISEDKTGLLGLVNPRIVASDGKAMFEEGCLSVPGIYEEVERAEHIVLEALDRDGKAVRIEATGLLAICIQHEMDHLDGKVFVEKLSRLKQTRILSRLKKNQRKTL, encoded by the coding sequence ATGGCGATTCTGAATATCCTGCATTATCCCGACGAGCGCTTGCATAAAGTTGCGCGGCCGGTTGAAAAAGTCGGCGACGATATCCGCAAGCTGATCGACGATATGGCCGAGACCATGTACCAAGCGCCCGGCATCGGCTTGGCGGCCACCCAGGTGGACGTGCATAAGCGCGTTATCGTGGTCGATATCAGCGAGGACAAGACCGGTTTATTGGGCCTGGTCAATCCGCGTATTGTTGCATCGGACGGCAAGGCGATGTTCGAAGAGGGCTGCCTGTCGGTGCCCGGCATCTACGAGGAAGTCGAACGCGCCGAACATATCGTGCTCGAAGCGCTTGATCGCGACGGCAAGGCGGTGCGCATCGAAGCGACCGGGCTACTGGCGATCTGCATACAGCATGAGATGGACCATCTCGACGGCAAGGTCTTCGTCGAAAAGCTGTCGCGCTTGAAGCAGACGCGCATTCTGTCGCGGCTGAAGAAAAACCAGCGCAAGACCTTGTGA
- the fmt gene encoding methionyl-tRNA formyltransferase, producing MKLIYAGTPDFSAAALQALIDAGHEIVLVLTQPDRPAGRGMKLLASPVKQLAERHGIPVYQPEKLRSAEQQAPLAALAADVMVVAAYGLILPQAVLDMPRLGCLNIHASLLPRWRGAAPIQRAIQLGDEETGITIMQMDAGLDTGAMLSRHIVPIAADDTSRSLHDKLALAGAGAIVAALADLPTLQAGATPQPAEGVNYAEKIRKDEAAIDWSMPARDIARRIRAFDPFPGCTARHGDELIKCWAGVAVDGQAGAKPGSVLAVDDGVLVATGQGAVRLSELQRPGGKRLAAREFLAGGKLAVGDVLK from the coding sequence ATGAAACTGATTTACGCAGGCACGCCCGATTTTTCGGCCGCAGCCCTTCAAGCCCTGATCGATGCCGGCCATGAGATCGTACTGGTATTGACCCAGCCGGACCGTCCGGCCGGGCGCGGCATGAAGTTGTTGGCCTCGCCGGTCAAGCAGCTGGCCGAGCGTCACGGCATCCCCGTCTACCAGCCGGAAAAATTGCGCAGCGCCGAACAGCAGGCGCCGCTGGCGGCGCTGGCGGCCGACGTGATGGTGGTCGCCGCCTATGGCCTGATCCTGCCCCAGGCGGTGCTGGATATGCCGCGCCTCGGCTGCCTCAATATCCACGCCTCGCTATTGCCGCGCTGGCGCGGCGCGGCGCCGATCCAGCGGGCGATCCAGCTGGGCGACGAGGAGACCGGCATCACCATCATGCAGATGGACGCCGGCCTCGATACCGGCGCGATGCTGAGCCGCCATATCGTGCCGATCGCAGCGGACGATACCAGCCGCAGTCTGCACGACAAGCTGGCCTTGGCCGGTGCCGGCGCCATCGTGGCGGCGTTGGCCGATTTGCCTACCCTGCAGGCAGGCGCAACACCGCAGCCCGCCGAAGGCGTGAACTATGCTGAGAAGATCCGCAAGGATGAGGCCGCCATTGACTGGAGCATGCCGGCGCGGGATATCGCCAGGCGTATACGGGCATTCGATCCTTTCCCCGGTTGTACCGCGCGGCATGGCGATGAGCTGATCAAGTGCTGGGCCGGCGTGGCGGTTGACGGACAGGCCGGCGCCAAGCCGGGCAGCGTGCTGGCCGTCGACGACGGCGTGCTGGTGGCGACCGGGCAAGGTGCGGTCCGTTTGAGCGAGCTGCAGCGACCGGGCGGCAAGCGCCTGGCTGCGCGGGAGTTCCTGGCCGGCGGCAAACTGGCGGTGGGCGACGTATTGAAATGA
- the rsmB gene encoding 16S rRNA (cytosine(967)-C(5))-methyltransferase RsmB, with protein sequence MFLTQSLAGEAVAAVLAGRNLTDTMGRQRHAHPELEPRQRAAIQDVTYSTLRRYGEIDFILTKLLNRPDTDPAVRALLAVAIYQLAWDRAAPYAVVDHAVNVASQLNGGFAKGMVNGLLRNFLRHKDALLAEAAQDGKARWNHPTWWVTAMREAYPAAWKAVLHANNQHPPMSLRVNVRKTGRDDYLAQLQAAGMSGEAFGTVGIRLQQPVPVDKLPGFFDGYCSVQDIGAQWAAPLLDVADGMRVLDACCAPGGKTGHLLELAELELTALDLDRGRLKRVGDNLARLGLQADLRVGDASQPAGWWDGQAFDRILADVPCSASGVARRHPDIKWLRRPDDFAQFATQQSAMLAALWGCLKAGGRLLYVTCSVFPQENQQHVAEFLRRHPDARQLPLPAALPVNGQLLPNDQHDGFFYALLAKD encoded by the coding sequence ATGTTCCTGACTCAAAGCTTGGCCGGCGAGGCCGTCGCCGCAGTGCTGGCCGGCCGCAATCTCACCGATACCATGGGCCGCCAGCGGCATGCCCACCCCGAACTGGAGCCGCGCCAGCGCGCAGCCATCCAGGATGTGACCTACAGCACCCTGCGGCGCTATGGCGAAATCGATTTCATCCTGACCAAGCTGCTGAACCGGCCGGATACCGATCCGGCCGTGCGTGCCCTGTTGGCGGTCGCTATCTACCAATTGGCCTGGGACCGTGCCGCGCCCTATGCGGTGGTCGATCACGCCGTGAATGTCGCCAGCCAATTGAACGGCGGCTTCGCCAAGGGCATGGTGAACGGCCTGCTCCGTAATTTCCTGCGCCACAAGGATGCCTTGCTGGCCGAGGCAGCGCAGGACGGCAAGGCACGCTGGAATCATCCGACCTGGTGGGTGACCGCCATGCGCGAAGCCTATCCGGCCGCCTGGAAGGCAGTGTTGCACGCCAATAACCAGCATCCGCCGATGAGCTTGCGGGTCAATGTCCGCAAAACCGGGCGCGACGACTATCTGGCGCAGTTGCAAGCGGCCGGTATGTCGGGCGAGGCGTTTGGCACGGTGGGTATCCGCTTGCAGCAGCCGGTGCCGGTAGACAAATTGCCGGGCTTCTTCGACGGCTACTGTTCGGTGCAGGATATCGGCGCGCAATGGGCCGCGCCCTTGCTCGACGTCGCCGACGGCATGCGGGTATTGGATGCTTGCTGCGCCCCCGGCGGCAAGACCGGCCATCTGCTGGAACTGGCCGAGCTTGAACTGACGGCCCTGGACCTGGACAGGGGTCGGCTCAAGCGCGTCGGCGACAATCTGGCGCGCTTGGGTCTGCAAGCCGATCTGCGGGTGGGCGACGCCAGCCAGCCGGCCGGCTGGTGGGACGGCCAAGCATTCGACCGCATCCTCGCCGATGTCCCTTGCTCCGCCAGCGGCGTGGCGCGTCGCCATCCCGACATCAAATGGTTGCGCCGACCCGACGATTTCGCGCAATTTGCCACGCAACAGAGTGCAATGCTGGCCGCGCTGTGGGGCTGCCTCAAAGCGGGTGGTAGACTGCTTTACGTTACCTGTTCGGTGTTCCCGCAGGAAAACCAACAACATGTTGCCGAGTTTCTACGGCGTCATCCCGATGCTCGGCAACTTCCCTTACCGGCGGCCTTGCCTGTAAACGGTCAATTGCTGCCAAACGATCAACACGATGGCTTTTTTTACGCGCTGCTTGCCAAGGATTGA
- a CDS encoding DUF4390 domain-containing protein, whose translation MAFFTRCLPRIEPRCLLVWLCAAICCLPLWAGGGIQLESAAGVEHEGKFSLDARFLVTLDAIQENALLAGVPLTFSVEFTLTRPRWYWAWRRVADWFDPTARIEYKLSYHALTRSYRVSVGTLYQSFDTLDGALHSLGVIRDWSVAERGAVSRRLDSRFAGELQMRLDTSKLPKPLQLSLLGEADWKLESDPLLVEFVEAK comes from the coding sequence ATGGCTTTTTTTACGCGCTGCTTGCCAAGGATTGAACCACGCTGCCTGCTTGTCTGGCTGTGCGCGGCGATCTGCTGCCTACCGCTCTGGGCGGGTGGCGGCATCCAGCTGGAGTCGGCCGCCGGGGTGGAGCATGAGGGTAAGTTCAGCCTGGATGCGCGTTTTTTGGTGACACTCGATGCCATCCAGGAAAACGCCTTGCTGGCCGGCGTGCCACTGACTTTCTCGGTCGAGTTCACCTTGACCCGGCCGCGCTGGTACTGGGCCTGGCGGCGGGTGGCCGATTGGTTCGACCCCACCGCGCGGATCGAGTACAAACTTTCCTATCACGCGCTGACCCGCAGCTACCGCGTGAGCGTGGGCACCCTTTATCAGAGCTTCGATACCCTGGATGGCGCCCTGCACAGCCTGGGCGTGATTCGCGATTGGTCCGTGGCTGAACGCGGGGCCGTCTCGCGGCGGCTGGACAGCCGCTTTGCCGGTGAGCTGCAGATGCGGCTGGACACCAGCAAACTGCCCAAGCCCCTGCAGCTGAGCCTGTTGGGCGAAGCCGACTGGAAGCTGGAATCCGACCCCCTGCTGGTCGAGTTCGTCGAAGCGAAATAA
- a CDS encoding sensor histidine kinase: MPLRNTLILIGSLAVILLFMLATSIGNSTVFGRYYHPLLALNVLVVAGLVVLVGARLMRLRKQVRARQFGSRLAWRLTLMFGMVAILPGALVYTLSVQFLTKSIETWFDVKVDTALDSGLNLGNQMLNYSLDDLMRKAQLMAGELSSGEMDEAHRTLTRLREATGVQEASLFDGRGRVLDHVGDTYANLVPLVPERAVLKRALEQKPYRQLETTPNYGLSLRVIVPVNPNYASQSGFGGEIRILQLIQPVPKQLASDAEKVEEMRNAYKLLSLSRAGLKQSYSLTLTLALLLALLTAVVLGMYLSEKLAAPLTVLAAGTRAVAQGDFSQVQPVVSQDELGTLTHSFNRMTRQLSDARDQVELKQQETAAAKAYLETVLGSLTAGVLTFDEQWRLRAGNLSAGNILHADIDKLDERRLDDCLLEYPHLSGFAIGVQQAFEAGTEDWQRQLEVGFDGSTRMLLVHGARLRGEVDQASGAVVVFDDVTDLLRAQRDAAWGEVAKRLAHEIRNPLTPIQLAAERLAHKLADKLDDASREILTRSTNTIVAQVGALKRMVDEFREYARQPSAELAPVNLAKLLDEIMVLYETAPIEREHVGDGELVVMADITQLRQVVHNLLKNAQEAVSGDIFGRIRLRTERREKAVRLSVEDNGTGFSEAILQRVFEPYATTKQKGTGLGLAVVKKIIDEHHGQIVAFNVEPHGGCVRIDLPAVVTINADNSLNSGENARGE; the protein is encoded by the coding sequence ATGCCATTGCGCAATACCCTGATCCTGATCGGCTCGCTGGCCGTCATCCTGTTGTTCATGTTGGCGACCTCGATCGGCAATTCCACCGTGTTCGGCCGTTATTACCATCCCTTGCTGGCGCTGAACGTGCTGGTGGTGGCGGGGCTGGTCGTGCTGGTGGGAGCCCGTCTGATGCGTTTGCGCAAACAGGTGCGGGCCAGGCAGTTCGGCTCCCGGCTGGCCTGGCGGCTCACCCTGATGTTCGGCATGGTGGCCATCCTGCCGGGCGCGCTGGTCTACACCCTGTCGGTGCAGTTCCTGACCAAGTCCATCGAAACCTGGTTCGACGTGAAGGTGGATACCGCCCTGGACAGCGGTTTGAACCTGGGCAACCAGATGCTCAATTACTCGCTGGACGACCTGATGCGCAAGGCGCAGTTGATGGCCGGCGAGCTGTCCAGCGGCGAAATGGACGAAGCGCACCGTACCCTGACCCGGCTGCGCGAAGCCACCGGGGTGCAGGAGGCCAGCCTGTTCGACGGGCGCGGCCGCGTGCTGGACCACGTGGGCGACACCTATGCCAACCTGGTGCCGCTGGTGCCGGAGCGCGCGGTGCTGAAGCGGGCGCTGGAGCAAAAGCCGTATCGGCAACTGGAGACCACCCCCAATTACGGCCTCAGCCTGCGCGTCATCGTGCCGGTCAACCCCAATTACGCCAGCCAGTCCGGTTTTGGCGGCGAGATACGCATCCTGCAGCTGATCCAGCCGGTGCCCAAGCAATTGGCCAGCGATGCCGAAAAAGTGGAGGAGATGCGCAATGCCTACAAGCTGCTGTCGCTGTCGCGCGCCGGGCTCAAGCAGAGCTACAGCCTGACGCTGACGCTGGCGCTGCTGCTGGCGCTGTTGACCGCGGTGGTGCTGGGTATGTACCTGTCCGAGAAGCTGGCGGCCCCGCTGACCGTGCTGGCGGCCGGTACGCGGGCCGTGGCGCAAGGCGACTTTTCACAGGTGCAGCCGGTGGTCAGCCAGGATGAGTTGGGCACCCTGACCCATAGCTTCAACCGCATGACGCGGCAGTTGTCCGATGCACGCGACCAGGTCGAGCTGAAGCAGCAGGAAACCGCGGCGGCCAAAGCCTATCTGGAGACGGTGCTGGGCAGCCTGACGGCGGGGGTGCTGACCTTCGACGAGCAATGGCGCCTGCGCGCCGGCAACCTGAGCGCCGGCAATATCCTGCATGCCGATATCGATAAGCTGGACGAGCGGCGGCTGGATGACTGCCTGCTCGAGTACCCGCACCTGAGCGGCTTCGCCATCGGCGTGCAGCAAGCCTTCGAGGCCGGCACCGAGGACTGGCAGCGCCAGCTCGAGGTGGGCTTCGATGGCAGTACCCGCATGTTGCTGGTACATGGCGCGCGCCTGCGTGGCGAGGTCGATCAGGCTTCGGGCGCCGTGGTGGTGTTCGATGACGTGACCGACCTGCTGCGTGCCCAGCGCGATGCCGCCTGGGGCGAAGTGGCCAAGCGCCTGGCCCACGAGATACGCAATCCGCTTACCCCCATCCAGTTGGCGGCCGAGCGCTTGGCCCACAAGCTGGCCGACAAGCTTGACGATGCCAGCCGCGAGATCCTGACCCGTTCGACCAATACCATCGTGGCGCAGGTCGGTGCGCTCAAGCGGATGGTCGACGAGTTCCGCGAGTATGCCCGCCAACCCTCGGCCGAACTGGCGCCGGTGAACCTCGCCAAGCTGCTGGACGAGATCATGGTGCTCTACGAAACCGCGCCGATCGAGCGCGAACACGTGGGCGACGGAGAGCTGGTGGTGATGGCGGACATCACGCAATTGCGCCAGGTTGTACACAATTTGTTGAAAAATGCACAGGAGGCAGTCAGTGGCGATATATTCGGCCGCATCAGGCTGCGCACCGAAAGACGCGAGAAAGCGGTACGATTGTCGGTTGAAGACAACGGAACCGGTTTCAGTGAGGCGATTTTGCAACGGGTTTTCGAGCCTTATGCAACGACCAAGCAGAAGGGCACGGGCTTGGGATTGGCGGTGGTGAAGAAAATCATCGACGAACACCATGGCCAGATCGTCGCTTTCAATGTCGAACCGCACGGTGGTTGCGTGCGGATCGACTTGCCGGCTGTAGTAACAATCAATGCTGATAACAGCCTGAACTCAGGGGAGAACGCGCGTGGGGAGTAA